The genomic window CGGCGCAGGTGGTTGGCGAGCGCGGAGTCGGCCGCGTGTCGCAGGGTGTCCAGCCGGGTGCGGTGCAGGCTCTGCATCTCCCGGATCAGGTCCTCGTCGCCGAGCTCTGAGGGGTCCACCCCGAGCAGCTCGCCGTCGACGTCGACGCTGGTCGCGTCCCTGACGTGGTCGCCGTCCCACTCCGGCATCCGCTGCTCCGGGCTGGCGTCACCGGTCCGGCGTACTGATTCGGTCATCGTCGCCCCTCGTCTCGTTCGGGCTGGCGTCTAGACGGATGCCCAGCCGGCGTGCCACCAAACCCCACCAGCTACGACACCGCGTCGGAGATGGCGGGTGGCCCCGGTACGCTCGAGGGCATGAAGCGGCTCTGGACACCGGCGTGGATCGCCCGCCACGTGGCCATGGTCGTGCTGGTCGTGGGCTTTCTCTGCCTCGGCTGGTGGCAGGTCACCCGGGCCGCCTCCGGCAACACGCTCAGCTTCGGGTACGCGATCGAGTGGCCGGTCTTCGCCGGCTTCGTGGTCTTCGTCTGGTGGCGTGAGGTGCGACACACGCTGCGCGGCACGCGTACCGAGCGGCCGACCCCGGCGCCGTCGGCGACCGCCGGCTCCGAGCCCGCCGCCGCCACCGCGGGGGTACGCCGGCCGGTGCGGGTCAGCCGGGTGCCGGTGCCCGGCGACGGGGTCCAGGACGGCGACCTCGCCGAGTACAACCGCTACCTGTCATGGTTGAACGCCAACCCGGACGCGAAGCCCGGTGACTATCCCGGCTGAGGCCGGTGCGGAAGGACGGACGACGGTGGGCGGAGCCCTTACCCGGTACCGCGTGATCGCCTGGATCGTGGGCGTGGCGCTGGTGGTGCTGGTCCTGGTCGGCATGCCGCTGAAGTACGGCTTCGACAACCCGAGCGTGGTGGCGGTGGTGGGCACCGCGCACGGCTGGCTGTACATGCTCTACCTGGCCGCCACCTTCGACCTGTCCCGCCGGGTCGACTGGCCGCCGAAGCGGATGCTGCTGGTGATGCTCGCCGGCACGGTGCCGTTCGTGTCGTTCTACGCGGAGCGCCGGGTCAGCCACTGGCTGACCGCCGAGCGGCCCCGGACGCCGGAGCCGGTCGCCGGCTGACCACCGGGCCGGGGGTCGGCGGCCGGCCCGGCGGTCAGCGGTTGGCGCGTGGCGGTCAGCGGTTCGGCCGCCACGGGTCGGCGGCGGCGAGCGGCTCCCCCCACCCGCCGTGGCGGGCGCCCTCGCGGGCCCGCTGCAGCGCGCGGGTGACCTGACCGAACTGCCGCTCGTCGTCGCTGCTGAAGAGGAGCACCTCGGTGCCGCGGTACCGGCCCCACAGCTCGTACGCGGGCGGCCGCCAGCGGTCGCCGAGCAGCACCAGCGCCAGGGGCAGCAGGCCGACCGTCCCCAACGTCAGGTACGCCCCGGCGGTGAGCCGCTGCAGTCCGCCGGTGAAGCCGAGCAGCACCCCGACGCCGCCGATCATGGCGGCGGTGACGACGACGGCGCGGACCGCGAGCCGGTCGTGCGGGCCGCGACCGGTCCGGAGCTGGGTCAGTTCGGCGACCGGCCAGCTGTTCCGGCCGACGGTGAAGCGCTCACCGGTGACGACGATGCCGGGTCGCGCGTAGAGCAGGGTCGCGGCCGCGCCGGTCGCCTTCGGCGAGCGGGGCGGGTGGGTGGCGGAGCCATCGGTCTGCACGGCGTCCTCCCAGGGCTCGCGCGCCGGGCTGTCTGCGCCGCCGGTGAGCTGGCGCCGATGCCGTCCGACGGGATTCCCGGCTCCGCGCTTCATTGTGTTGCGGTCGCGCCAGCCGGACCGGCGGTTTTCGGCGCCCGCGGGCGGCTGCGGCGGCCGGCTATGCCGACAAACCAAATCCATTTCGGTGTTTGTCAGGATTTTGCGGAACGCTGTCTGACGACATCCGCCCAGAACGACGAATCACGCGAACCGCCCGGAGCGCGCGGACCGGGACGGGGCCGCGACGGCCGGCCGGCAAAGTGGTCACGAAGCGTAGTCCGCCCCAGCGGCACTTCCGGTCACTTTGCCAACATTCGCCCCTGCTTCAACTGCGAGTGACTCCCGTCCCGGGTTAGGTTGTCCGAGCCGGACCGGTCGACCGCCATCCACCCGGATGGCCCCGGGCCGGTGTCGCCGGGAGGGAAAGCCGGCCCGGCGACCGTGGGAGAGGAGCTTTCCGCTCTTGTCGTCCTTACGGATCCTGCTGCGTTCGCTGGCGGTCGCCGGCCTCTCGGCCGCCCTGATCGCCCCGGCGTCGGTGGCTCGGGCCGAGCCCACCCCCGCCGAGCTGACGAAGCAGATCGAGAAGTCCTCGACTGAGCTGGAGCGAATCGTCGAGTCCTACAACAAGCTCAACGAGGAGATCAAGGCCAACAAGGCCACCGCGGCCGCTCTGCAGGCCAAGATCGGCCCGTTGCAGGCACAGGCCGAGCGGAGCCGCGCCGACGTCGGCCAGATCGCGGTCGTCGCGTACAAGACCGGTGGGTTGCGGACGGCGCAGACCCTGCTGGACCGGGGCACGGTCAGCTCGCTGCCGGACCGGCTGGGCACCCTGGACCAGCTCACCCGGCAGCGTCAGGCGACCATCGCCGGCTTCACCGCCAACCAGCGCAAGCTGATCGACGAGAAGACCCGGCTGGACGCCACCCTGGCCCGGGAGGCCGCCCAGGCGAAGCAGCTCACCGCGGGCAAGAAGAAGATCCAGGCCGACCTGGACCGCCTCTACGAGCTGCGCCGGCAGGCGTACGGGCGGGCCACCGAGGCGCCCACCAGGTCGACCTCCGCCGGGAGCGCGCCGGCGATCTCCGGCTCGGCCGGGGTGGCCGTGCGGTACGCGTACGGGGCGATCGGCAAGCCGTACGTCTGGGGGGCCGACGGCCCCGACGGGTACGACTGCTCCGGCCTGACGCTGGCCTCGTGGCGGGCGGCCGGTAAGTCCTTGCCGCACAACGCGGCGATGCAGTGGGACGCCACCTCGCGTATCAGCCGCGGCTCGCTGCAACCGGGTGACCTGGTCTTCTACTCCGGGCTGGGGCACGTGGCGCTCTACGTCGGCAGCGGTCAGGTGATCGACGCGCCGAGCGCGGGCCGCAACGTCCTCAAGCGGGACATGGACATGATGACCATCGCCGGGTACGGCCGGGTGCGCTGACCCTGGAGACGGCGAACGGCCGGCGTCCCCCTATCGGACGCCGGCCGTTCGTCTGCTCAATTGCTACCAGCTCAGGCCGCCTGCAGCCCCTCGGCCCGGGCCAGCTCACGGAGCCGGCCGAGGGCCTGGATCTCCAGCTGGCGGATCCGCTCCCGGGAGAGCGAGAAGCGCGACGCCACCTCGGTCAGCGAGTGCTCCCGGCCGTCCTCCAGGCCGTAGCGCGCCCGCATGATGCCGGCCGAGCGGTCGTCGAGGTGGTTGAGCAGACCCTCGATCCGCTGCCGCTCCAGGCCGGTGAGGACGATGTCCTCCGGCGACGGGGCGTCGCTGTCGGCGACCAGGTCGCCGAGGTTGGTGTCGCCGTCGTCGCCCACCGGGGTGTCCAGCGAGACGGTGTCCTGCGACCAGCGGACCAGCTCGTTGACCCGCTCGACGGTGACCCCGAGGGACGCCGCGATCTGCTCCGGCTCCGGGTCGCCACCCAGCTCACGGGTGAGCTGACGGGCCACGTTGCGCATCCGGTTGACGTCCTCCACCAGGTGCACGGGCAGCCGCACGGTGCGCTCCTGCTGGGCGATCGCCCGGCTGATCGCCTGGCGGATCCACCAGGTGGCGTAGGTGGAGAACTTGTAGCCCCGCTCGTAGTCGAACTTCTCGACCGCCCGGACCAGGCCGGTGTTGCCCTCCTGGATCAGGTCCAGCATGGGCATCCCGGACCGCACGTAGCGTCGGGCGATCGACACGACCAGTCGCAGGTTCGCGCGGATGAAGAGGTCCTTCGCCCGCTCGCCCTCGACGACCAGCCGCTCCAGGTCCTCCCGGTCGACGCCGTCCGGTACGCGGTCCTCCCCGAGCAGATGCTCGGCGTAGAGGCCGGCCTCGATCGCCTTGGAGAGGTCGACCTCCTTGGCGGCGTCCAGCAGCGGCGTACGGGAGATCTCGTGCAGGTAGACGCCGACCAGGTCGCGCTCCTCGGCAACCTCGTCGGTTCGCATGCCGATCTTCTTGTCCACGGTGCCCACGGTCCCCTCGCTCGCGCCGGTTGCCCGGTTCCTTGCCATACCCACGTCCATCAGCCCCTCCCCCGCAACTTCCGCTGTGCCCACCGGTGCTGACACCTACACAACAGATGAGACGTGTCGGGGATTCCATGTCGTGAGTCGAAAGTGTCACGAATGCCTGAGTGGTAGCTGAGAGCCCGGTCCATGTTTGCTGTCAGGACCCCGGTCGGTCGGCTCGCCCGCCGCCCCGGGAACGAAGCGACGGATCAGCGGAATCGTCGTGCCCCCACGGAATCGCACCATTGCGAATTCCATGAACACAGCGACCCGCGTCACCGCCTCAATGCGATCCTGGTCACTGCCAGATACGCGTCGGTGGACCGGTCGGTTCAGCCACGGGTGAGGATTACCCCACCCCTCGATGAACAATCCGCAGCGCGAAAGACGTCCCGTACGCGGCGTGACGCGCGTCGCAGTGGGGCGGGCGGGGCGGTGCGCCGGGGGACGGCGCGGCGCCCGGGTCAGGAGGCGAGCAGGTCCAGCGCGTCGCGCACCTGGTCGGCGGAGCGGGCCAGGGCGGCCCGGGCGGCGGAGACCTCGGCGCCGGAGACGAGGGAGACGAGAGCGGTCTTCAGGTCGCCGTCGGCCTCGTTCAGCGCCTGCCGGCAGATCTCCTCGGCGCAGCCGGTGGCCTCCATCAGGATCGAGATCATCCGGCCGCGCAGCTTGGCGTTGGTGGCCACCATGTCGATCATCAGGTTGGAGTAGACCCGGCCGAGTCGCACCATCACGGCGGTGGAGAACGTGTTGAGCACCAACTTCTGCGCGGTGCCCGCCTTCATCCGGGTCGACCCGGTGACGACCTCCGGTCCGGTGTCCACGCCGATGAAGACGTCCACCGACGAGGCGGCCTCGGCCTCCGGATTGGCGCAGAGCAGCACGGTCGCGGCCCCCTGGGCCCGGGACGTGGCGAGCGCCCCGAGGACGTACGGGGTGCGCCCGCTGGCGGCCAGTCCGACCACCAGGTCGCCGGGGCGTACGCACTCGGCGGCCTCGGCCGCGCCGGCCCGTTCGTCGTCCTCGGCGTCCTCGACGGCACGCCACATCGCCTCGGGGCCGCCGGCCAGGTGGGAGCAGAACCAGTGCCGCGGCGAGTTGAAGGTGGGGGCCAGCTCGGCCGCGTCCAGCACGCCCAGCCGCCCGGAGGTGCCGGCGCCGAAGTAGTGCACCCGGTGCCCACCCCGCAGCGCCGCGACCGCCAGGTCGACGGTCTCCGCGATCTCGTCGAGGACGGCGGCCACCGCGGCCGGGACCCGCCGGTCCGCGTCGTTGATGACGGTGAGCACGTCCCGGGTCGACATCAGGTCCAGGTCGACGCTGTGCGGGTTGCGCCGCTCGGTCGGCGCGCCGACGCGCACCACCGGCCGGACCGCGACCAACTCGTCCCGCTCCACCCGCCCGGCGGTCATCCGCGCCTCCGCGTCGAGCCCACCCGGTGCGACTGGACCGCCTCGGCGGTCGCCTCCAGGGCCTTCTTCGCCCTGGCCCGGTTCCGCGCCGCCACCCCGACGAAGAGGCAGTCGACGACGGTGAGCTGGGCCAGCCGGCTGGCCATCGCGCCGGAGCGGTAGGTGGTCTCCCGGGCCGCGGTGGTGAGCACGAAGTCGGCCACCTCGGTGATCGGCGACCGGGGGAAGTTCGTCAGCGCCACCGTGGTGGCGCCGCGCGCCCGCGCCTGCTCCAGCACCTCGATCACGTCGGAGGTGGTGCCGGTGTGCGAGATGCCGACCGCGACGTCGCCCCGGCCGAGCAGGGCCGCCGAGGTGAGCGCGGTGTGCACGTCCGGGAAGTAGAAGGCGGTCCGGCCGATGC from Micromonospora kangleipakensis includes these protein-coding regions:
- a CDS encoding DUF6158 family protein, which encodes MTESVRRTGDASPEQRMPEWDGDHVRDATSVDVDGELLGVDPSELGDEDLIREMQSLHRTRLDTLRHAADSALANHLRRTAELETEYLARHPGREVDPSRLRDV
- a CDS encoding DUF3817 domain-containing protein is translated as MGGALTRYRVIAWIVGVALVVLVLVGMPLKYGFDNPSVVAVVGTAHGWLYMLYLAATFDLSRRVDWPPKRMLLVMLAGTVPFVSFYAERRVSHWLTAERPRTPEPVAG
- a CDS encoding DUF6232 family protein, which translates into the protein MQTDGSATHPPRSPKATGAAATLLYARPGIVVTGERFTVGRNSWPVAELTQLRTGRGPHDRLAVRAVVVTAAMIGGVGVLLGFTGGLQRLTAGAYLTLGTVGLLPLALVLLGDRWRPPAYELWGRYRGTEVLLFSSDDERQFGQVTRALQRAREGARHGGWGEPLAAADPWRPNR
- a CDS encoding C40 family peptidase yields the protein MSSLRILLRSLAVAGLSAALIAPASVARAEPTPAELTKQIEKSSTELERIVESYNKLNEEIKANKATAAALQAKIGPLQAQAERSRADVGQIAVVAYKTGGLRTAQTLLDRGTVSSLPDRLGTLDQLTRQRQATIAGFTANQRKLIDEKTRLDATLAREAAQAKQLTAGKKKIQADLDRLYELRRQAYGRATEAPTRSTSAGSAPAISGSAGVAVRYAYGAIGKPYVWGADGPDGYDCSGLTLASWRAAGKSLPHNAAMQWDATSRISRGSLQPGDLVFYSGLGHVALYVGSGQVIDAPSAGRNVLKRDMDMMTIAGYGRVR
- a CDS encoding sigma-70 family RNA polymerase sigma factor, with product MARNRATGASEGTVGTVDKKIGMRTDEVAEERDLVGVYLHEISRTPLLDAAKEVDLSKAIEAGLYAEHLLGEDRVPDGVDREDLERLVVEGERAKDLFIRANLRLVVSIARRYVRSGMPMLDLIQEGNTGLVRAVEKFDYERGYKFSTYATWWIRQAISRAIAQQERTVRLPVHLVEDVNRMRNVARQLTRELGGDPEPEQIAASLGVTVERVNELVRWSQDTVSLDTPVGDDGDTNLGDLVADSDAPSPEDIVLTGLERQRIEGLLNHLDDRSAGIMRARYGLEDGREHSLTEVASRFSLSRERIRQLEIQALGRLRELARAEGLQAA
- the murQ gene encoding N-acetylmuramic acid 6-phosphate etherase, which codes for MTAGRVERDELVAVRPVVRVGAPTERRNPHSVDLDLMSTRDVLTVINDADRRVPAAVAAVLDEIAETVDLAVAALRGGHRVHYFGAGTSGRLGVLDAAELAPTFNSPRHWFCSHLAGGPEAMWRAVEDAEDDERAGAAEAAECVRPGDLVVGLAASGRTPYVLGALATSRAQGAATVLLCANPEAEAASSVDVFIGVDTGPEVVTGSTRMKAGTAQKLVLNTFSTAVMVRLGRVYSNLMIDMVATNAKLRGRMISILMEATGCAEEICRQALNEADGDLKTALVSLVSGAEVSAARAALARSADQVRDALDLLAS